One window of the Ramlibacter henchirensis genome contains the following:
- the hemC gene encoding hydroxymethylbilane synthase, whose protein sequence is MSRFTIATRESRLALWQAEHVKSLLAQHGHDVSLLGMTTKGDQILDRSLSKVGGKGLFVKELETALEQGRADLAVHSLKDVPMDLPPGFELACVMEREDPRDAFVSPKFDSVEALPQEAVVGTSSLRRVVLLRAFRPDLRIEPLRGNLDTRLRKLDEGGYDAIVLAAAGLKRLGLAQRIRRVFEPAQMLPAAGQGALGIEVRSGRPDVVQALSPLVHRTTWMAVEAERAVSRALGGSCSMPLAAHATLEGEVLRLDAAWGDPDQPGQLVRAKASGTVGSLEEAAALGAEAAARLRAGGAH, encoded by the coding sequence GTGAGCCGGTTCACCATCGCCACCCGTGAAAGCCGGCTCGCGCTCTGGCAGGCCGAGCACGTGAAATCGCTGCTCGCGCAGCACGGTCACGACGTGTCGCTGCTGGGCATGACGACCAAGGGCGACCAGATCCTGGACCGCAGCCTCAGCAAGGTCGGCGGCAAGGGCCTGTTCGTGAAGGAGCTGGAGACCGCGCTCGAGCAGGGACGCGCCGACCTCGCGGTGCATTCGCTCAAGGACGTGCCGATGGACCTGCCGCCGGGCTTCGAGCTGGCCTGCGTCATGGAGCGCGAGGACCCGCGCGACGCGTTCGTCTCGCCGAAGTTCGACAGCGTCGAAGCGCTGCCGCAAGAGGCGGTGGTGGGCACGTCCAGCCTGCGGCGCGTGGTGCTTCTTCGCGCATTCCGGCCCGACCTGCGCATCGAGCCGCTGCGCGGCAACCTCGACACCCGCCTGCGCAAGCTGGACGAGGGCGGTTACGACGCCATCGTGCTGGCCGCCGCGGGCCTCAAGCGCCTTGGCCTTGCGCAGCGCATCCGGCGGGTGTTCGAGCCGGCGCAGATGCTGCCTGCGGCCGGGCAGGGCGCCCTCGGGATCGAGGTCCGCAGCGGCAGGCCCGACGTGGTGCAGGCGCTCTCGCCACTGGTGCACCGGACGACCTGGATGGCGGTCGAGGCCGAGCGCGCCGTGAGCCGCGCGCTGGGCGGCAGCTGTTCGATGCCGCTCGCGGCGCATGCCACGCTCGAAGGCGAAGTGTTGCGATTGGATGCCGCCTGGGGCGATCCGGACCAGCCCGGCCAACTCGTGCGGGCGAAGGCCAGCGGCACCGTGGGCAGCCTCGAGGAAGCCGCCGCGCTCGGCGCCGAAGCGGCGGCCCGCCTGCGGGCCGGCGGCGCGCATTGA